A genomic segment from Euleptes europaea isolate rEulEur1 chromosome 15, rEulEur1.hap1, whole genome shotgun sequence encodes:
- the CSRNP3 gene encoding cysteine/serine-rich nuclear protein 3 isoform X2 — protein MSGILKRKFEEVDGSSPCSSVRESDEDVSSSESADSGDSVNPSTSNHITPSSILKREKRKRTKNVHFNCVTVYYFARRQGFTSVPSQGGSTLGMSTRHNSVRQYTLGEFAVEQERLHREMLREHLREEKLNSLKLKMTKNGTVESEEANTLTLDDISDDDIDLDNTEVDEYFFLQPLPTKKRRALLRASGVKKIDVEEKHELRAIRLSREDCGCDCRVFCDPETCTCSLAGIKCQVDRMSFPCGCTKEGCSNTAGRIEFNPIRVRTHFLHTIMKLELEKNREQQVPALNGCHGDISAHSSSMGPSPHPLEYSVPDNFEIETEPRTAVMHLQTADDLDCPGEEEEEEEEEEEEEEDASSFCSGVTDSSTQSLAPSETDEDEEEEEDDDEDDEEGKVDDFVEGLGAHADMVQALPSVLCYSDSTVMHENHAKASSYYTNSSALYYQIENHGPGTPNQIHETYSERDTVKNGNLALVPYNPASEQFIDYSRQSEESYGSSLYPSSNPSVIVCCSSSESDNAVPCSSLYSDHRPRHSQVDFPSYLKGPSQDGFVSTLNGGSHLPDHPAENSLSLSEKSRLHEECIKSPVMETVPV, from the exons CGTCGTCCATCTTGAAACGAGAGAAACGGAAGAGAACGAAAAATGTCCATTTCAACTGCGTCACTGTGTACTACTTTGCACGAAGGCAAGGGTTCACGAGCGTCCCCAGCCAAGGAGGCAGCACCCTGGGTATGTCCACCCGTCACAACAGTGTGCGGCAATACACTCTTGGGGAATTTGCCGTGGAGCAGGAGAGGCTTCATCGAGAGATGTTAAGAGAGCACCTGAGGGAGGAAAAACTGAACTCGTTAAAACTCAag ATGACTAAAAATGGCACCGTGGAATCGGAGGAAGCCAACACTTTGACCCTGGATGACATTTCTGACGATGATATTGACCTCGACAACACGGAAGTGGACGAGTACTTCTTCCTCCAGCCTCTGCCTACGAAAAAGCGGCGGGCACTCCTGCGAGCTTCTGGGGTCAAGAAGATTGATGTGGAGGAAAAACACGAGCTGCGAGCCATCCGCCTTTCAAGGGAGGACTGTGGCTGTGACTGCCGAGTCTTCTGCGATCCAGAAACTTGTACTTGCAGTCTTGCAGGCATAAAATGCCAG GTGGATCGTATGTCTTTCCCATGTGGTTGCACTAAAGAAGGGTGTAGCAATACAGCAGGTAGAATTGAATTTAACCCCATCCGTGTTCGGACTCACTTTTTGCACACTATAATGAAACTTGAATTAGAGAAAAACCGAGAGCAGCAAGTCCCTGCACTGAATGGTTGCCATGGCGACATAAGCGCTCACAGTAGTTCAATGGGCCCGTCGCCTCACCCACTCGAGTATTCGGTTCCAGACAATTTTGAGATCGAAACAGAACCTCGGACTGCAGTGATGCATTTACAGACAGCAGATGACTTGGACTgcccgggggaggaggaggaagaagaggaggaggaggaggaggaagaggaagatgcgAGTAGCTTCTGCAGTGGGGTTACAGATTCCAGCACACAGAGTTTAGCACCCAGTGAAACAGatgaagatgaggaggaggaagaggacgatgatgaggatgatgaagaaggaAAAGTTGATGACTTTGTGGAAGGACTGGGTGCCCATGCTGACATGGTACAAGCTCTGCCTTCTGTCCTTTGCTATTCTGACAGCACCGTCATGCACGAAAACCATGCGAAGGCTTCCTCCTACTACACCAACTCTTCAGCGCTTTATTACCAAATAGAGAACCATGGCCCTGGCACTCCTAACCAGATTCATGAGACTTATTCTGAAAGGGACACTGTTAAGAATGGGAATCTTGCTCTGGTGCCTTATAATCCAGCTTCGGAACAGTTTATTGACTATTCGCGGCAATCAGAGGAAAGTTACGGGAGCTCACTGTATCCATCTTCAAATCCCTCCGTCATAGTTTGCTGCTCTTCATCAGAAAGTGATAATGCTGTTCCATGTAGCAGTTTATATTCGGATCATAGGCCAAGGCACTCCCAAGTGGACTTTCCCTCATACTTAAAAGGCCCTTCTCAagatggatttgtttccacattgAATGGCGGCAGTCACCTGCCGGATCATCCTGCCGAAAATTCTCTAAGCCTTTCAGAAAAGAGCAGATTGCATGAAGAGTGTATCAAATCGCCTGTCATGGAAACGGTacctgtttaa